TCTAAGCCTGCTCCGGCAAAAGCTCAACCCAAGAACGATCAAGCCAAGAAGAAAGAGCCGGCAAAAGGTGAGAAGATCATGAAGCAGATGTGTGGCGCAACAGACTACGAGGACAAGTGCGAGAGCATCATCGGAAAGGCAAAGGGCGCATCTAAACCAAAGGAATTCATCAAGACCGCTATCTCAGCAGCCTCGGATGAGGCCAGGATTGCCTACAGCAAATCCAGCGAGCTCACTTTTAACAGCCCAGAAGAGAAGGGAGCATTTGAGGATTGCAAAGTGTTGTTTGAAGATGCCATGGACGAATTAGGGGATGCGATTTCTCAAATTGGCAACACAACTGCTTCGGGGAAGATTCGAACTGGTCTCTTGAACACTTGGCTGAGTGCAGTCATATCTTACCAGCAGACGTGTGTTGATGGGTTTCCTGATGGAAAATTGAAGTCTGACTTGGAGAAGATGTTGCAGGCCTCCAAGGAATTCACCAGCAATTCCTTGGCCATGCTTTCCCTCCTTTCCCAATTCCAGCTACCGGTTACAGCAGCAGTTTCGGGAGCAAAACGTCGTCTTCTAGCACAGAACAAGGATGGGTTTCCTACCTGGATGAGCCATGAGGAGCGAAGGGTGTTGAAGAAAAACGATGAGAAGCCCACACCTAATGTGACTGTGGCAAAAGATGGCAGTGGAAACTTCAAAACCATTAGTGAAGCCTTGGCAGCCATGCCTGCAAAATATGAAGGACGGTATGCGTTTTGTTCCTTCActtctgaaaaagaaaaagaagaaaaaagaattacaCACACTTgctatctttatttatttgtttgtttgtttttaccCTTATGAAAATTCAGATATATCATCTACGTTAAAGGAGGAGTCTATGATGAGACTGTGATTGTGACAAAAAAAATGCCAAATGTTACCATATACGGTGATGGGTCACAGAAGAGCATCATCACCGGGAATAAGAACTTTGCGGACGGAGTTAGGACATTCCAAACTGCATCTTTTGGTATGTGCAAAACTTAGGCAagaacttatatatatatataaggccTAACTCACCATTTTAAACCATATGATATGCTCCACTTCCGTACTTACTGTTAGAAGTTAATGCCATTGTCAATGGCACttattcctttttcatttgtttctgtTTCAGCGGCCTTAGGAGAAGGTTTTATGGCAAAGTCCATGGGATTCAGAAACACGGCAGGTCCTGAGAAGCATCAGGCAGTGGCAGCAAGAGTCCAAGCAGACCGTGCTATTTTTCTCAACTGCCGATTTGAAGGGTACCAAGACACCTTGTATGCACAAACCCATCGGCAGTTCTATAAAAGCTGTGTTATTTCAGGCACCGTTGATTTCATCTTTGGTGACGCTGCTGCTATCTTTCAGAACTGCTTGATCTACGTCAGGAAACCTATggaaaaccaacaaaacaTTGTTACTGCCCAGGGACGGACCGACAAAAGGGAAACCACAGGAATAGTTCTGCAGAATTGCAAAATCATGCCTGACAAAGATCTTGAGCCAGTAAAGTCTCAGTTCAAGACCTACCTCGGGAGGCCATGGAAGGAATTCTCAAGAACCATAGTGATGGGCTCAACAATTGAGGATCTGATTCACCCAGATGGATGGACACCATGGCAAGGAGACTTTGCACTGAAAACGCTGTATTATGCAGAGTATAACAACAAGGGACCAGGTGCCAAGACTGATAACAGGGTCAAGTGGTCTGGATACAAAGTCATTGACAAGCAAGAGGCTATGAAATATACTGTAGGGCCTTTCTTGAAAGGGAATGCTTGGCTCAGGGTCAAGGGGGTTCCTGTTCGCTTCGGCCTATCTGAAAACTAAGGAGTTCATCTATCGAACCGAGACGACAAGTATCTGATCAACAAGAGAGGAACATCTGTGTCTGGATTGAAATGGTGATGTTGTCAATTTCTTGTTTCGAATTGATCAACAAGGCAGGGAAATTGGCATCCTGTTGTATTTTGGAACACACTAATATATATTAGCCCTAacgaaaagaaggaaaaaaatgaattacTTATGAGAACATTTGTTCATCATGTAGATAATTCATTAAATACTAGGTTGTACCAGAGAACTGAATGCTAGGTTTCcatgttttcaaaattttgctTTAATTGGAAAACTTCTTCCAGAAAGAGGATAGACATCTGTCCTCATGGTGAGGGTGGAATTATAAATTGTAGATGTGACGGAAAGGATGTATTGTTTGTGGTGCTGCAAAGTGGGAAATGGACTCTGCCTTGTTTTTGGTGTTGTTTGACAGTTTGCTCCAAATGCAAAAATTTCTTtcacttctcttcttttgtaCATGGTTTACAGTTTAACAGAAAAAACTCAAAGATAGAAGATGACCTTGAATCTATAATACAAGAGGGGGTTTAAAAGTTGAGCAATatcaagagaaaaaagaagaagatcacAAAATATGGGGTTCCAATATATCAAAACTTCACACTCCTTCAGTCAATGTTCCAAacatttggttatgttttagtATATGGGTCCATAAGAGAAACTTGTTAAAATACCAGCGCACAAGTAAACCATAGCGTTTCACTAACCCTATTTTCACCTTTTTTTGGACGAACCCTATCCTCAGTTATCTGTCCGTTGTGTCCTATATAGCTCTCATCTATCCGCCTCCATCACCTCCCATCTCTCTCTACCTCCATCGTCTCTGCTCTCTCTGCCTCCATCATCTCCTCTTGCGCGCCTTTGAAATAAGATGAGCCCAGCAGCAgctacaaagaaaagaagaaacattCAAAGATACACCTCTGATGAGTAGAGAAGAAGCCGTCGCTGCCACTGGTTGGGTCGAGAAGAGTAGAGAAGCAGCCACCCGACCCGCCTAGGCGCCGCCTAACTCCCTGGCGCCTACCCCTAACGATTAGGGTGAAATCGCGGCGCTATCCTCCCGCCTACCCCCTAGGATCCGCCCGCCTACCGCCTAGGAAACGCCTAGGAAGATTTTTCGAACACTGCCTTCagttgggttttttattttctactaaaacaacaagatgatgattttgaATTGCAAAAGTTATCAAGTTTGAAAGAGAATTACAATAGAAAACGCTTCGCAGAACtagttttctaaatttatCAACAGAatgattatataaaataaataaaaaattatgtcaaCGACTCAACCACACAAAAAGTAGGTGTGAAAAACTCTGAAACAAGTGCATTAGAAGGGTTGGCTTTAATCTATTCAAAAGCTAAAAGGAAGAGATTAATTTCTTCGAAATAATATGAAATGGGTAATTACTTACAGGAGGCTTAGAGTTCAGCTGTTCAAGCACGATGATACCACTCACGAGCTCGGCCGAGTCTATCGGAAGTCATCTATCTGCAGCGTCAGCAACTTCTCTCCCGCCATTTACTCTCCCACACAGCTTCAGCgactgagagagagaatggaggGAGTTCCAGCAAACGACATGGACTTTACAAACAGATCGTCGTCGTTGGTTTACTCCTCTCAGGTTGGGTCAAGACCACCTGATGggcttctctttttttctttaattatattgCGGCTATACTTCggttttttcaaaattttctaataaatacgatcgccgcgcggctatactccttaaGTATACTGCGGCTATACGTCAGGTTTTTGAAAAGAcaagatgatgattttgaATTGCAAAAGATATCGAGTTTGAAAGAGAATTACAATAGAAAATGCTTTTGAGAACTAGTTTTCTAAATTAGCAAAGATTAATTTCTTCGAAATAATATGAAATGGGTAATTACTAGAGTTCAGCTGTTCAAGCACGATGATACCACTCACGAGATCAGCCAAGTCCATCGGAAGCCATCTATCTGCAGCGTGAGCAGCTTCTCTCCCGTCATTTACTCTGCTACACTGCTTCAGTGACTGAGTGAGAGAATGGTCATGACTTGTCGTTTGTACATTCAGAGGAAGGGATGGGCTTCCAGCGAACGACATGGATTTTACAAACAGATCGTCGTCGTTGCTTTACTCCTCTCATGTTGGGTCAAGACCACCTGACCCGACCCAGAAAAGTCAATATGGACTACTCTTATCAACACTTGCGGAGAGTTGGTGGATCTCAAGGTTGGGCCTAGGGCTCATACACGGTTATTCCAATTAAAATGGATTAGTGTCATGTTCCAATTTGTTGTCTCTTCGCCTTAGTTAatcaagtgttttttttttgggtttttaatgTTTCACCGTTTAATACTGAAAATGGGAAAATTTGAGGGTAGCATGGCGAAAGATTTGTTAAATTGAAGAACAATAATCTCACGTATTAGGAAAAATAAATCTCATCTTCGGGTCGGACTCTATAGGGACAAGACAAGACTTAAAACAAActatataaagaaaagaaaatcacacGAAGGTTTCAGAAGCATTAGAGATAGACGGAAGAATTTACTATCTGAAGAACACAACAAAATCCACAACCATTTTTGTAGCCCAAGTATCAAAACAGCTCGCTAGCCTCCTCGAAAAGTTTGGGAGCATGAACTGTTGTTCATCATTGGTGGCTGAAATTCTCATTATCTTGACTGGTAAACTACTTGTTCGATCAGTTCATGACTTGTCCCGTGTGCTTATTTTCTGCATCAATCACTTGAATCACATACACACATGCATGTGCTAATGTCCCCCAGATATTAAAAGCCTACCTGATCATGACCCTCGACCGATATATGACGGTACACTAACCACATGTATTATAACAATCATACTTTATATAATTCAAAACGATAACCTAAGGTTTAGAGAACGGTTTTGATCTTTTAATACATTGTTGGAACCCTTCTATaacaagtataaaaaaattaaagaattatGCGAGCATCTCTAAACAAGGTTGTGTgcattaatataattatatctGCTGCATTAACTAGCTAGGGCAGGATACAGCTGCAATGGAATAGGATGGCATGGTATTAATATTTCTTCCATATCTTTCGTCATTTGTTGGTTGGAAATCGCTTTCTACAATTGCACAATCTAATGTgcttttattaattagttttcgCTTGAAAAAACTGGAAAGCTCCAACCACTTTATCAATGTACATGTCAAATAAAATCTAATCAAAAACCTTGAAattgttattgaaattttctttaCAAAATATTATGCTAAACTCcggtataaaaatataaagtaaaaacTCAACTCGAACAAATGTAGGATGACACTACATTCGAgttctgataccatgttaaattCAGAGATATGGGTCACGACCCACTACTAACAATACTGATATTGTCTTCAACTTAACCGCATATAAAGTCCAGTACGTGTGAGATTTTTTCACAAAAGATCTCGGTATTATTAATAGTagaaccattcattatattttgtattttatttagtcaaaattccgatgtgggactcatattcttcaacaGACTTTTTTAGATTGTCAATAACAGTtgtcaaaaataaaacaaaaatgcataatttgggttttgaaaaATTCTCCTACAGCCAGCAGATTGGTGGTGCATAATTAATTGCACCATAAATGCATTAAACTATAGTGTGACCTGATTTCTAAACATAAGATTACTCAAGTCAAGAGTAGCAGCGCAAATCAACTTAAAATCATGcattaatttgacatatcaccaccacctcctaTGGTTATGATAGgttataatataagtagatatttattgataatattttttaaaaattaaaaaaaaaactacgtcgtttatatgtacaaaatgtATCATGTGATCTCCCCAAGTGTGTGCTAAAAGTGTACAAACAGGCCGTTATCAAATCACAGTCAAGGTTAAGGATGGACATTGCTGGGTTCGTGATACATCAGGAGCCTTTGCTCCTCTACATATTTCAACTCTCTAACCCAAGTCTTGTTGGCTGGTTTTAGCTTTAACTCAAGCCTCCTCAACAGCAAACTTCAATTACTTTAAACTCCCAGACCCTTGCTTATAATAAACTTTtgttgataaataaataaaaggtatttaatttgttatataattTTCTCCTCTCCTTGCAAGCTAATTGGTTTTCATATCTTTTGTTAAAGTAAATTGGTTTTCATATCATTTACTTAAGTTCGCTTGAAATTTATGTTGTTGATGATCGGAGATTTACGTGGTCGATGGTCGGAGGTTTACGTCGCTGGTTATTAGAGTTAGGTTATCAAAAGAAGAGGTCTCTCTGAAAGAAAAGCACGACCTGAGTTAAAAGAACTTAAATTAAGAGAGTTgaaaagagtttttttttttatttttttttttataaaaaaactgtTGTCTTTTGGTAATGAGGCCACGTCGCATGTGGAGGAGGAAAGGCTCCTGATGCATCAGGAGCCAGCAATGTCCGTTATAAGGAATGACATGAACATTTTAGCACCCACTTCTTCATCAAGGGGCCCACCAAACCAACAGTAAAAAGGCTCTTTACTTTTCCACATATTTTGCACGTCCTTCACCTATATATTTCAGGGCCCGTTGCCTCTTTTCTTTGGCTAAAACATTTGTGAGTCTGTTTTCTCTGGTAGTATTTAGAATGTTGAAGTTTGTGGTAGTGTTTTGGGCACTGGGAGGGGCCTCGGTGTTAGGGGCAGGGCAAGCCAATGATAGCTACCAAATTTATGTTCAAAAGGAATGCAGCTTTACTAGATATCCCAGCGTATGTGTTCAAACCATGATGGGGTCTGGTTTAGGGCATGTTGATATAATGTTGGCCCTTGCAAACAAGACCATATC
Above is a genomic segment from Prunus dulcis chromosome 7, ALMONDv2, whole genome shotgun sequence containing:
- the LOC117633834 gene encoding pectinesterase-like, encoding MAFQDFDQISERRKAERARKMRKRIIIAVVVVVLLILIAVGAYLLLNKLNSKKGNAKQDKTANSKPAPAKAQPKNDQAKKKEPAKGEKIMKQMCGATDYEDKCESIIGKAKGASKPKEFIKTAISAASDEARIAYSKSSELTFNSPEEKGAFEDCKVLFEDAMDELGDAISQIGNTTASGKIRTGLLNTWLSAVISYQQTCVDGFPDGKLKSDLEKMLQASKEFTSNSLAMLSLLSQFQLPVTAAVSGAKRRLLAQNKDGFPTWMSHEERRVLKKNDEKPTPNVTVAKDGSGNFKTISEALAAMPAKYEGRYIIYVKGGVYDETVIVTKKMPNVTIYGDGSQKSIITGNKNFADGVRTFQTASFAALGEGFMAKSMGFRNTAGPEKHQAVAARVQADRAIFLNCRFEGYQDTLYAQTHRQFYKSCVISGTVDFIFGDAAAIFQNCLIYVRKPMENQQNIVTAQGRTDKRETTGIVLQNCKIMPDKDLEPVKSQFKTYLGRPWKEFSRTIVMGSTIEDLIHPDGWTPWQGDFALKTLYYAEYNNKGPGAKTDNRVKWSGYKVIDKQEAMKYTVGPFLKGNAWLRVKGVPVRFGLSEN